A genome region from Mauremys reevesii isolate NIE-2019 linkage group 12, ASM1616193v1, whole genome shotgun sequence includes the following:
- the LOC120375445 gene encoding transmembrane protein 45B-like isoform X1, whose protein sequence is MGPGTQQVGSVMSSFKGNALRGTFFLVFGLGWSVKYPLKYLSRTLNADNQASRWIQKLDILEGAAKAFLAVAGMLAEQFIPDGPHMGLYSGDTYSWEKLINWQYTTMYLFYGLSGIVDVLAYSPLKLSLGLDRLLLSVAMFTEGFLFCFHDYNNTALDQHLHSLLLIAIFGGALCALMEVFLRDHTILEFFRTSFFILQGSWFWQIGFVLSPPWGGPGWDQTDRGNFNFLTMCFFWHYAAALLVTAANSVFSYWYRKACQANFGNIDVELDCGFCLRKTSQSPEPVLLPEDGMDEK, encoded by the exons ATGG GTCCAGGTACCCAGCAAGTTGGATCAGTGATGTCAAGCTTCAAAGGCAATGCCCTTAGAGGCACTTTCTTCCTGGTCTTCGGGCTTGGGTGGTCTGTGAAATACCCATTGAAATACCTGAGCCGGACGCTGAATGCAGACAATCAGGCAAGCCGCTGGATCCAGAAACTGGATATCCTCGAAGGGGCAGCCAAAGCTTTCCTGGCTGTAGCAG GGATGCTGGCTGAGCAATTCATCCCCGATGGCCCCCACATGGGTCTCTACAGTGGAGATACTTACAGCTGGGAGAAGCTGATTAACTGGCAGTACACGACCATGTACCTCTTTTATGGCCTCTCGGGCATTGTGGATGTTCTCGCCTATTCCCCGCTCAAGCTGTCTCTGGGACTGGATCGCCTCTTGCTGTCTGTGGCTATGTTCACTGAAG GTTTCCTGTTCTGTTTCCATGACTACAATAATACTGCTCTGGATCAGCACCTCCACTCCTTGCTGCTCATCGCTATATTTGGTGGAGCCCTTTGTGCCCTGATGGAAGTGTTCCTGCGGGATCACACCATCCTGGAGTTCTTCAGAACCAGTTTCTTCATCCTCCAGGGATCTTGGTTCTGGCAG ATTGGGTTTGTGCTGTCCCCACCATGGGGAGGGCCAGGTTGGGACCAGACTGACCGTGGAAACTTCAATTTCCTCACCATGTGTTTCTTCTGGCATTACGCAGCGGCTCTTCTCGTCACAGCAGCCAACTCTGTTTTTTCTTATTG GTACAGAAAGGCATGTCAGGCAAACTTTGGAAATATTGATGTTGAACTCGACTGTGGGTTTTGTTTACGGAAAACCAGCCAAAGCCCTGAACCTGTCCTCCTCCCAGAAGATGGGATGGATGAAAAGTGA
- the LOC120375445 gene encoding transmembrane protein 45B-like isoform X2 gives MSSFKGNALRGTFFLVFGLGWSVKYPLKYLSRTLNADNQASRWIQKLDILEGAAKAFLAVAGMLAEQFIPDGPHMGLYSGDTYSWEKLINWQYTTMYLFYGLSGIVDVLAYSPLKLSLGLDRLLLSVAMFTEGFLFCFHDYNNTALDQHLHSLLLIAIFGGALCALMEVFLRDHTILEFFRTSFFILQGSWFWQIGFVLSPPWGGPGWDQTDRGNFNFLTMCFFWHYAAALLVTAANSVFSYWYRKACQANFGNIDVELDCGFCLRKTSQSPEPVLLPEDGMDEK, from the exons ATGTCAAGCTTCAAAGGCAATGCCCTTAGAGGCACTTTCTTCCTGGTCTTCGGGCTTGGGTGGTCTGTGAAATACCCATTGAAATACCTGAGCCGGACGCTGAATGCAGACAATCAGGCAAGCCGCTGGATCCAGAAACTGGATATCCTCGAAGGGGCAGCCAAAGCTTTCCTGGCTGTAGCAG GGATGCTGGCTGAGCAATTCATCCCCGATGGCCCCCACATGGGTCTCTACAGTGGAGATACTTACAGCTGGGAGAAGCTGATTAACTGGCAGTACACGACCATGTACCTCTTTTATGGCCTCTCGGGCATTGTGGATGTTCTCGCCTATTCCCCGCTCAAGCTGTCTCTGGGACTGGATCGCCTCTTGCTGTCTGTGGCTATGTTCACTGAAG GTTTCCTGTTCTGTTTCCATGACTACAATAATACTGCTCTGGATCAGCACCTCCACTCCTTGCTGCTCATCGCTATATTTGGTGGAGCCCTTTGTGCCCTGATGGAAGTGTTCCTGCGGGATCACACCATCCTGGAGTTCTTCAGAACCAGTTTCTTCATCCTCCAGGGATCTTGGTTCTGGCAG ATTGGGTTTGTGCTGTCCCCACCATGGGGAGGGCCAGGTTGGGACCAGACTGACCGTGGAAACTTCAATTTCCTCACCATGTGTTTCTTCTGGCATTACGCAGCGGCTCTTCTCGTCACAGCAGCCAACTCTGTTTTTTCTTATTG GTACAGAAAGGCATGTCAGGCAAACTTTGGAAATATTGATGTTGAACTCGACTGTGGGTTTTGTTTACGGAAAACCAGCCAAAGCCCTGAACCTGTCCTCCTCCCAGAAGATGGGATGGATGAAAAGTGA